From the genome of Mycobacterium dioxanotrophicus, one region includes:
- a CDS encoding ComEC/Rec2 family competence protein, translating to MTTDEPEAEIDRLDLRLVPAALAAWAVTATGIVWGVGGSALAVVAATGVLAGLTRFGGRRFGIAAVLAVAAAGAGFAVAVGLRVHQQQHHPITARYGGAATVVVTATETPRVIAGGRLMFRGALAELDGRPVAGRVMVFAPAGGYTEMTVGRPARFRAAIGRPTRRDLTVAVLTASGRPVLGQASAVQRAAQRVRAGFAESARAALPVDQAAMLPALALGDTSTVDAQTTAQFRVAGLTHLTAVSGANVTIVCGALLLTAGLVGPRVAVGVAALGLIGFVVVVQPSASVLRAAVMGAVTLFAVLIHRRRRAIPALAASVIVLMVAAPELAVDAGFALSVAATAGIVVLAPPWTRRLMARGWPRAPAAAVSVAAVAQLVTAPLVAGISGTFSLVAVAANLAVAAVIPPITVLGTAAALIATVWPAAAQLLIRFTGPELWWLLSVARWASAVPGAAVPTPSGWAGVAVVAAGGAALVIAWRWRWVRRTAAGLAVCALAWTLADALQA from the coding sequence GTGACCACCGACGAACCCGAGGCCGAGATCGACCGGCTGGACCTGCGGCTGGTTCCCGCGGCACTGGCGGCATGGGCCGTGACGGCCACGGGCATCGTGTGGGGCGTCGGCGGTTCGGCGCTTGCCGTGGTCGCCGCGACAGGCGTTCTCGCGGGGCTGACCCGGTTCGGTGGTCGGCGATTCGGCATCGCCGCGGTCCTGGCCGTCGCCGCCGCCGGTGCGGGGTTCGCCGTGGCCGTCGGTTTGCGGGTGCACCAGCAGCAGCACCATCCGATCACCGCCCGCTACGGTGGCGCGGCGACCGTGGTCGTCACCGCCACCGAGACACCGCGAGTCATCGCGGGCGGCCGGCTGATGTTCCGCGGTGCCCTTGCCGAACTGGACGGCCGCCCCGTCGCGGGTCGGGTGATGGTCTTCGCCCCGGCCGGGGGCTACACCGAGATGACCGTCGGGCGTCCCGCGCGCTTCCGGGCGGCGATCGGCCGGCCCACGCGCCGTGATCTCACGGTGGCTGTGCTCACCGCAAGCGGGCGGCCCGTGCTGGGGCAGGCCTCGGCGGTGCAGCGGGCGGCCCAGCGGGTCAGAGCGGGTTTCGCCGAGTCGGCCCGGGCCGCGCTGCCCGTGGACCAGGCCGCGATGCTTCCGGCCTTGGCGCTGGGGGACACCTCGACGGTCGACGCACAGACCACCGCCCAGTTTCGGGTTGCGGGTCTGACACATCTGACAGCGGTGTCCGGAGCCAACGTCACCATCGTGTGCGGTGCTCTGCTGCTGACCGCGGGACTGGTCGGGCCACGGGTGGCGGTCGGCGTCGCGGCGCTCGGCCTGATCGGATTCGTCGTTGTCGTGCAACCGTCGGCCAGCGTGCTGCGTGCCGCGGTGATGGGTGCGGTGACCCTGTTCGCGGTGTTGATCCATCGCCGTCGAAGGGCCATCCCGGCCCTCGCTGCCAGCGTCATCGTGCTCATGGTCGCCGCACCCGAACTGGCCGTCGACGCCGGTTTCGCCCTGTCGGTCGCTGCGACGGCGGGCATCGTGGTGCTCGCGCCGCCGTGGACCCGCCGGCTGATGGCGCGCGGCTGGCCCCGCGCGCCGGCCGCTGCCGTCAGCGTCGCAGCCGTCGCGCAGTTGGTCACCGCACCGCTCGTGGCCGGGATCTCGGGCACGTTCAGCCTGGTGGCAGTCGCGGCGAACCTGGCGGTCGCGGCGGTGATCCCACCCATCACCGTGCTGGGTACCGCCGCCGCGCTGATCGCGACGGTCTGGCCCGCGGCGGCGCAGTTGCTGATCCGGTTCACCGGGCCCGAACTGTGGTGGTTGCTGTCGGTGGCGCGCTGGGCGTCGGCGGTGCCGGGCGCAGCGGTGCCCACGCCCTCCGGGTGGGCGGGCGTGGCGGTGGTCGCCGCGGGCGGAGCGGCGTTGGTGATCGCGTGGCGGTGGCGTTGGGTGCGCCGGACCGCGGCCGGGCTGGCGGTGTGTGCGCTCGCCTGGACGCTGGCGGACGCACTGCAAGCCTGA
- a CDS encoding transglutaminase family protein, with protein sequence MWRMRVVHSTGYAYKSPVTASFNEARLTPRSDSRQNVILNRVETVPASRSYRYVDYWGTAVTAFDLHAPHTELEVTSSSVVETEVGERPEERVSWDDLDSEAVLDRFDEVLSPTRYTPTSRRIQRVGERIAKDHEPHDAVIAAAQWVRSELDYVPGTTGVHSSGLDALREGKGVCQDFAHLSLIMLRSMGIPARYVSGYLHPNSRAAVGDTIDGQSHAWIQAWTGGWWHYDPTNDAEINERYVSVGVGRNYSDVTPLKGIYSGEGSTDLDVVVEITRLA encoded by the coding sequence ATGTGGCGCATGCGGGTGGTGCACTCGACCGGCTACGCGTACAAGTCGCCGGTCACCGCGTCGTTCAATGAGGCCCGGCTGACACCCCGGTCGGATTCGCGGCAGAACGTGATCCTCAACCGGGTGGAGACCGTGCCTGCCTCCAGGTCCTACCGCTACGTGGACTACTGGGGCACCGCGGTGACGGCATTCGACCTGCACGCGCCGCACACCGAGCTGGAGGTGACGTCCTCGTCGGTGGTCGAAACCGAGGTCGGTGAGCGGCCGGAGGAACGCGTCAGCTGGGACGACCTCGACTCCGAAGCGGTGCTCGACCGATTCGACGAGGTGCTCAGCCCCACGCGGTACACGCCGACGAGCAGGCGGATCCAGCGGGTGGGGGAGCGGATCGCCAAGGACCACGAACCCCACGACGCGGTCATCGCCGCCGCGCAGTGGGTTCGCAGTGAACTCGACTACGTGCCCGGCACCACCGGTGTGCATTCATCCGGCCTCGATGCCCTGCGGGAAGGCAAGGGGGTTTGCCAGGATTTCGCGCATCTGTCGTTGATCATGTTGCGCTCCATGGGAATTCCCGCTCGGTATGTGTCGGGGTATCTGCATCCCAACAGCCGCGCTGCGGTGGGTGACACCATCGACGGGCAGAGCCATGCCTGGATCCAGGCCTGGACGGGCGGGTGGTGGCACTACGACCCCACCAACGATGCCGAGATCAACGAGCGGTACGTGAGTGTCGGTGTGGGACGCAACTATTCGGATGTCACACCGCTCAAGGGCATCTACTCCGGCGAGGGATCCACGGACTTGGATGTCGTCGTGGAGATCACCCGGCTGGCTTGA
- the rpsT gene encoding 30S ribosomal protein S20 — protein sequence MANIKSQEKRILTNERRRLRNQSVKSSLRTAVRGFREAVEAGEKEKAAELLVSTSRKLDKAASKGVIHANQAANKKSALALALNKL from the coding sequence GTGGCCAACATCAAGTCGCAGGAAAAGCGCATCCTCACCAACGAGCGTCGCCGGCTGCGCAACCAGTCGGTGAAGTCGTCGCTGCGCACCGCCGTTCGCGGCTTCCGTGAGGCCGTCGAGGCGGGCGAGAAGGAAAAGGCCGCCGAGCTGCTGGTGTCGACCAGCCGCAAGCTCGACAAGGCCGCCAGCAAGGGCGTCATCCACGCCAACCAGGCCGCGAACAAGAAGTCCGCGCTGGCCCTGGCTCTCAACAAGCTCTGA
- a CDS encoding MarR family winged helix-turn-helix transcriptional regulator, whose amino-acid sequence MESGPDTAAFLLAQLGHRAAALFAEQMATVELTPPHAGILRAIGAQPGLSQQSLSTQLSLLPSRVVSYVDDLEDRGYVERRRNPDDRRLHALYLSTDGKKILRRIGELARRHDELMTAGLDAAQRDTLRELLQTLADHHELTPHVHPGFRNLGRAGSVKPAG is encoded by the coding sequence ATGGAAAGTGGGCCGGACACTGCGGCATTCCTGCTGGCGCAACTCGGCCATCGGGCAGCGGCCCTGTTCGCCGAGCAGATGGCGACCGTCGAGCTGACCCCGCCGCACGCCGGCATCCTGCGCGCCATCGGCGCGCAACCCGGGCTGAGCCAGCAGTCACTGAGCACCCAGCTCAGCCTGTTACCGAGCCGCGTGGTCAGCTACGTCGACGATCTGGAGGACCGCGGCTACGTCGAACGGCGCCGCAACCCCGACGATCGGCGGTTGCACGCGCTGTACCTCAGCACCGACGGCAAGAAGATACTGCGACGCATCGGCGAGCTCGCGCGCCGCCACGATGAGCTGATGACCGCGGGTCTCGATGCCGCACAACGGGACACGCTGCGGGAACTGCTGCAGACGCTCGCCGATCACCATGAGCTGACACCGCACGTGCACCCGGGCTTCCGCAACCTGGGCCGCGCAGGCTCGGTCAAGCCAGCCGGGTGA
- the holA gene encoding DNA polymerase III subunit delta, with protein MSQQAEGLHLVLGDEELLVERAVAAVLRAVRKEAGTDDVPVDRMRAGEVSTSELAELLSPSLFAEQRLVVLESAAEAGKDAVSLIAGAAADLPPGTSLVVVHSGGGRAKALADQLKKLGAQVYPCARITKAGERADFVRREFRELRAKVSDDTITAVLDAVGSNIRELAAVCSQLVADTDGQVDAAAVRRYHSGKAEVKGFDIADKAVVGDVAGAAEALRWAMLAGEPQVVLADALAEAVHTIARVGPLSGDPYKLAGELGMPPWRVQKAQKQARRWSRDSVAEAMRVVATLNADVKGAAADADYALEAAVRRVAQLAAG; from the coding sequence GTGAGCCAACAGGCCGAAGGGCTACACCTGGTGCTGGGTGACGAGGAACTGCTGGTCGAGCGTGCTGTCGCGGCGGTACTGCGCGCCGTGCGCAAGGAGGCGGGGACCGACGACGTGCCGGTGGACCGGATGCGCGCCGGCGAGGTGAGCACGAGCGAGCTGGCCGAGTTGCTCAGCCCGTCGTTGTTCGCCGAGCAGCGCCTCGTGGTGCTCGAATCCGCTGCCGAAGCCGGCAAGGATGCCGTCTCGCTCATCGCCGGTGCCGCAGCCGACCTGCCGCCCGGAACGTCACTGGTGGTCGTGCACTCCGGCGGTGGCCGGGCCAAGGCGCTGGCCGATCAGTTGAAAAAGCTTGGCGCGCAAGTGTATCCGTGTGCGCGCATCACCAAGGCGGGGGAGCGGGCCGACTTCGTGCGCCGTGAATTCCGGGAGCTGCGGGCCAAGGTGTCCGATGACACCATCACCGCGGTCCTCGATGCGGTCGGATCGAACATCCGAGAGCTGGCGGCGGTGTGCTCGCAGCTGGTGGCCGATACCGACGGTCAGGTCGACGCTGCCGCCGTCCGGCGCTATCACAGCGGCAAGGCCGAAGTGAAGGGCTTCGACATCGCCGACAAGGCCGTCGTCGGCGACGTGGCCGGCGCCGCGGAGGCACTGCGGTGGGCGATGCTCGCCGGCGAGCCGCAGGTGGTGCTGGCCGATGCGCTGGCCGAGGCGGTGCACACCATCGCCCGGGTGGGTCCGCTGTCGGGGGACCCCTACAAGTTGGCCGGCGAGCTCGGCATGCCGCCGTGGCGGGTGCAGAAGGCGCAGAAGCAGGCGCGGCGATGGTCGCGGGATTCCGTCGCCGAGGCGATGCGGGTGGTGGCCACGCTCAATGCAGACGTAAAGGGCGCAGCGGCAGATGCCGACTACGCCCTTGAGGCCGCGGTGCGCCGGGTGGCGCAACTCGCGGCCGGGTGA
- a CDS encoding circularly permuted type 2 ATP-grasp protein gives MLGMSLRTARTRGAESAPTARVRHQGVFDGYDRLGRYAAAFDEMFDASGNVRGPYKGIYAELAPSDASELQARAEVLGRAFIDQGITFSLSGQERHIPLDLVPRVISAAEWSRLERGITQRVKALEMYLDDVYGEQEILRDGVIPRRLVTSCEHFHREAAGIVPPNGVRIHVAGIDLIRDAKGDFRVLEDNLRSPSGVSYVMENRRTMARVFPKLFATNRVRAVGDYASHLLRALRNAAPTNVADPTVAVLTPGVYNSAYFEHSLLARQMGAELVEGRDLFCRDNVVYMRTTEGERQVDVIYRRIDDEYLDPMQFKPDSMLGVAGILNAARAGNVVISSAVGNGVGDDKLVYTYVPTIIEYYLGEKPVLANVDSYRCWLDDEREEVLDRVAELVIKPVEGSGGYGIVFGPDASAKELATITKKIRSNPRGWIAQPVMQLSTVPTQIGSKLAPRHVDLRPFAVNDGNDVWVLPGGLTRVALPEGSLVVNSSQGGGSKDTWVLASRTSAADRELAAAEVVRSLPRSANDPKSDGAPAGSSSQQQQ, from the coding sequence ATGTTGGGGATGAGCCTTCGCACAGCCCGGACCCGGGGCGCAGAGTCCGCGCCGACGGCGCGCGTCAGACATCAGGGCGTCTTCGACGGCTACGACCGGCTCGGCCGCTACGCCGCGGCGTTCGACGAGATGTTCGACGCCTCCGGCAACGTGCGTGGTCCGTACAAGGGCATCTACGCCGAGCTGGCTCCGTCAGATGCCTCCGAACTGCAGGCGCGCGCGGAGGTCCTGGGTCGGGCGTTCATCGACCAGGGCATCACGTTCTCGCTGTCGGGCCAGGAGCGACACATCCCGCTCGACCTGGTGCCGCGGGTGATCTCGGCGGCCGAGTGGTCACGCCTCGAACGCGGCATCACCCAGCGCGTCAAGGCGCTGGAGATGTATCTCGACGATGTATACGGCGAGCAGGAGATCCTGCGCGACGGGGTGATCCCGCGGCGGCTGGTCACCTCGTGTGAGCATTTCCACCGCGAGGCCGCAGGTATCGTCCCGCCCAACGGGGTGCGCATCCACGTCGCCGGCATCGATCTGATCCGCGACGCCAAGGGCGACTTCCGGGTGCTCGAGGACAACCTGCGGTCGCCGTCGGGCGTGTCCTACGTGATGGAGAACCGGCGCACCATGGCGCGGGTCTTTCCGAAACTGTTCGCCACCAATCGCGTGCGCGCCGTCGGCGACTACGCCTCACACCTGCTGCGGGCGCTGCGCAACGCCGCACCCACCAACGTCGCCGATCCCACGGTCGCCGTGCTGACCCCGGGGGTGTACAACTCGGCGTACTTCGAGCATTCGCTGCTGGCTCGACAGATGGGGGCCGAACTGGTCGAGGGCCGCGATCTGTTCTGTCGCGACAACGTCGTCTATATGCGCACCACCGAAGGGGAGCGGCAGGTCGACGTGATCTACCGCCGGATCGATGACGAATACCTCGACCCCATGCAGTTCAAGCCCGACTCGATGCTCGGGGTCGCCGGCATCCTCAACGCCGCCCGCGCCGGCAACGTCGTAATCTCCAGCGCGGTCGGCAACGGCGTCGGCGACGACAAGCTCGTCTACACCTACGTGCCCACGATCATCGAGTACTACCTGGGCGAAAAGCCCGTCCTCGCCAATGTCGACAGCTACCGGTGCTGGCTCGACGACGAACGCGAGGAGGTGCTCGACCGGGTGGCCGAACTGGTCATCAAACCTGTCGAGGGTTCGGGCGGCTACGGCATCGTGTTCGGTCCGGACGCCTCGGCCAAGGAGCTCGCGACGATCACCAAGAAGATTCGCAGCAATCCGCGCGGCTGGATCGCGCAGCCGGTCATGCAGCTCTCCACGGTGCCGACCCAGATCGGCAGCAAGCTGGCGCCGCGGCATGTCGACCTGCGGCCGTTCGCGGTCAACGACGGCAACGACGTGTGGGTGCTGCCGGGCGGGCTCACCCGGGTCGCGTTGCCCGAGGGCTCCCTGGTGGTGAACTCCAGCCAGGGTGGCGGATCGAAGGACACCTGGGTGCTGGCGTCGCGGACGTCGGCGGCCGATCGTGAACTCGCGGCCGCCGAGGTGGTGCGGTCACTGCCCAGGTCCGCCAACGATCCGAAAAGCGATGGCGCACCGGCTGGTTCGTCGTCTCAACAGCAGCAGTAG
- a CDS encoding CBS domain-containing protein has product MRIADVLSNKGAAVATISPEATVSQLLAGLHEMNIGAMVVVGSEGLAGIVSERDVVRKLHERGSSLLAQPVSEIMTTVLATCTPRDTVDHLSVLMTENRVRHVPVLDGGRLAGIVSIGDVVKTRMEELEAEQQQLQAYITQER; this is encoded by the coding sequence ATGCGGATCGCGGACGTGCTGAGCAACAAGGGCGCCGCCGTGGCGACGATATCTCCGGAAGCCACGGTGTCTCAGCTGCTGGCCGGGCTGCACGAGATGAACATCGGCGCGATGGTGGTGGTCGGTTCCGAAGGGCTGGCCGGCATCGTGTCCGAACGCGACGTGGTGCGCAAACTCCACGAACGCGGCAGCAGCCTGCTGGCCCAGCCGGTCTCGGAGATCATGACGACTGTGCTCGCCACGTGCACCCCGCGCGACACGGTCGATCACCTCAGCGTGCTGATGACCGAGAACCGCGTGCGGCATGTGCCGGTGCTCGACGGTGGCCGGCTGGCCGGCATCGTCAGCATCGGTGACGTCGTCAAGACCCGAATGGAGGAGCTCGAAGCCGAGCAACAGCAGTTGCAGGCCTACATCACGCAGGAGCGCTGA
- a CDS encoding ribonuclease Z — protein sequence MIEVTLLGTGSPIPDPDRAGPATLIRAGGQTFLVDCGRGVQQRLAAVGSGANALSALLLTHLHSDHIADLGDVIITRWVTTFTEQIPLQIIGPPGTKRVVEATLEAFGPDIGYRIAHHADLTAPPPVEVHEYTEGLVWDHDGVRTVVGPTDHRPVEPTIGFRIEHHGASVVVAGDTVPCAGLDALAAGAGALVHTVIRKDLVEQLPMQRIRDICDYHSSVEEAAATAARAGVGILILTHYVPAIAAGQEDEWRARAATEFDRQIELGSDLHRVEVHPGVCAKSRS from the coding sequence ATGATCGAGGTCACTCTGCTCGGTACCGGCAGCCCCATTCCCGACCCGGACCGGGCCGGCCCGGCCACCCTGATCCGTGCCGGTGGCCAGACGTTTCTCGTCGACTGTGGCCGCGGCGTGCAACAACGGTTGGCCGCAGTGGGTTCCGGCGCCAACGCGCTCAGCGCGCTGCTGCTCACCCACCTGCACAGCGATCACATCGCCGACCTGGGCGACGTCATCATCACCCGGTGGGTGACCACCTTCACCGAGCAGATTCCGCTGCAGATCATCGGGCCGCCGGGGACGAAACGGGTGGTCGAGGCCACGCTGGAGGCCTTCGGACCCGACATCGGGTATCGCATCGCCCATCACGCCGACCTCACCGCACCACCGCCGGTCGAGGTGCACGAATACACCGAGGGGCTGGTGTGGGATCACGATGGCGTGCGAACGGTGGTGGGCCCCACCGATCACCGGCCGGTGGAGCCGACCATCGGGTTTCGCATCGAGCATCACGGCGCGTCCGTCGTGGTCGCCGGTGACACGGTGCCGTGCGCCGGCCTCGATGCCCTCGCCGCGGGCGCGGGTGCCCTGGTGCACACCGTGATCCGTAAGGATCTGGTCGAGCAACTGCCCATGCAGCGCATCCGAGACATCTGCGACTACCACTCCTCGGTCGAGGAGGCCGCGGCCACGGCCGCGCGCGCCGGGGTCGGGATCCTCATCCTCACCCACTACGTGCCGGCGATTGCCGCGGGTCAGGAAGACGAGTGGCGCGCCAGGGCCGCAACGGAATTCGACCGGCAGATCGAGCTGGGCAGCGATCTGCACCGGGTCGAAGTTCATCCGGGGGTATGCGCCAAATCGCGAAGCTGA
- a CDS encoding ComEA family DNA-binding protein, which produces MPTELPEQRLRRRLTPADPVADDPEAEREPSAPPDSALTRWLPDTTSDGPPGWLAAARADPGRAGAVGLAVVGVLAVLVTVFTLIRDKPPPVTAANLPPVQMVSSASATPTATAGPVVVSVVGLVHKPGLVTLDAGARIADALTAAGGPLDGADLVGLNMARRVSDGEQVVVGIAAPPGKPTTMGSSVTGGSTAASTTPAAPSAGHGSAGPVDLNTATAEQLDALPGVGPVTAAAIVAWRDTHGRFGSVDQLGEVDGIGPARLEKLRPLVRV; this is translated from the coding sequence ATGCCCACCGAACTGCCCGAGCAGCGGCTGCGCCGTCGGCTGACACCTGCGGACCCGGTTGCCGATGATCCCGAGGCCGAGCGGGAGCCCAGTGCCCCGCCGGACAGTGCGCTGACCCGTTGGCTGCCCGACACCACATCCGACGGGCCGCCGGGCTGGCTGGCGGCCGCCCGCGCCGACCCGGGACGAGCCGGGGCGGTGGGGCTGGCCGTGGTCGGGGTGCTGGCTGTCCTGGTCACCGTGTTCACCTTGATCCGCGACAAGCCGCCGCCGGTGACGGCGGCGAATCTTCCTCCCGTGCAGATGGTCTCGTCGGCAAGTGCGACACCGACCGCCACCGCCGGGCCTGTCGTGGTCAGCGTCGTGGGGCTGGTCCACAAACCGGGGCTGGTCACCCTGGATGCCGGAGCGCGGATCGCCGATGCCCTCACGGCGGCCGGTGGTCCGCTCGATGGCGCCGACCTGGTCGGGCTGAACATGGCGCGCCGGGTCAGCGATGGCGAACAGGTCGTGGTCGGGATCGCGGCGCCGCCCGGCAAGCCCACCACGATGGGCAGCTCGGTGACCGGCGGGAGCACCGCGGCGTCCACCACGCCCGCGGCGCCATCCGCAGGTCACGGATCGGCCGGGCCGGTGGATCTCAACACCGCGACAGCCGAGCAGCTCGACGCGTTGCCCGGCGTCGGGCCCGTGACCGCGGCCGCCATCGTGGCGTGGCGTGACACCCATGGCCGGTTCGGCAGCGTGGATCAGCTCGGCGAGGTCGACGGGATCGGTCCGGCGCGCCTGGAGAAACTACGGCCGCTGGTCCGCGTGTGA
- a CDS encoding SPFH domain-containing protein, translated as MDMFYSLGAAGAVVLILLWIGVSNVRVVKQYERGVVFRFGRVQDQVRSPGLTMLIPVADRLQKVNTQIITMPVPAQDGITRDNVTVRVDAVIYFNVVDPVRAVVDVQDYMSAIGQVAQTSLRSIIGKSNLDDLLSNREHLNQGLELLIDSPALGWGIHIDRVEIKDVVLPDSMKRSIARQAEAERERRARVITADGELQASEKLAAAADVMAAEPAALQLRLLETVVEVAAEKNSTVVLPFPVELLRFLERATPQRPSVPDDARGIALEQPLPSRISTPGT; from the coding sequence ATGGACATGTTCTATTCCCTCGGCGCGGCCGGCGCCGTCGTTCTGATCCTGCTCTGGATCGGCGTCAGCAACGTCCGCGTGGTCAAACAGTACGAGCGCGGGGTGGTGTTCCGCTTCGGCCGGGTCCAGGACCAGGTCCGTAGTCCCGGGCTGACCATGTTGATCCCCGTCGCGGACCGGCTGCAGAAGGTCAACACGCAGATCATCACCATGCCGGTACCGGCGCAGGACGGCATCACCCGCGACAACGTGACGGTGCGGGTCGACGCGGTGATCTACTTCAACGTCGTCGACCCGGTGCGCGCGGTGGTCGACGTGCAGGACTACATGTCGGCGATCGGGCAGGTTGCGCAGACCTCGCTGCGGTCCATCATCGGCAAGAGCAATCTGGACGATCTGCTGTCCAACCGCGAACACCTCAACCAGGGCCTGGAACTGCTCATCGACAGTCCCGCGTTGGGCTGGGGCATCCACATCGACCGGGTCGAGATCAAGGACGTGGTGCTGCCGGATTCCATGAAGCGATCGATCGCCCGGCAAGCCGAGGCCGAGCGTGAGCGGCGAGCCCGCGTCATCACCGCCGACGGAGAACTGCAGGCCTCCGAAAAGCTCGCTGCGGCAGCCGATGTGATGGCCGCCGAGCCCGCCGCCCTGCAACTGCGGCTGTTGGAAACCGTGGTCGAAGTGGCCGCGGAGAAGAACTCCACCGTGGTGCTGCCGTTCCCGGTCGAACTCCTGCGGTTCCTGGAGCGGGCGACGCCACAGCGGCCCAGTGTGCCCGACGACGCCCGCGGCATCGCGCTCGAACAGCCTTTACCGAGCCGCATTTCCACACCCGGTACTTGA
- a CDS encoding alpha-E domain-containing protein, with product MLARNAESLYWIGRYVERADDTARILDVTVHQLLEDSNVDPDQASRTLLRVLGIEPPAERLDMWSLTDIVAFSRDTYGGTSIVGAISAARENARGAREVTSTEIWECLNTTYNALAERERTARRLGPHQFLSYVEGRAAMFAGLADSTLSRDDGYRFMVLGRAIERVDMIVRLLLSRVGDSGSSPAWVTLLRSAGAHDTYLRTYRGALDAGRVVEFMLLDRLFPRSIFYSLRLAEHSLDELQNSPHSRVGATAEAQRLLGRARSELEFLQPGALLESLEMRLAALQKTCRDVGEALALQYFHSAPWVGWTDAGRSSALVIEEGEL from the coding sequence ATGCTGGCGCGAAATGCCGAATCGCTGTACTGGATCGGACGGTATGTGGAGCGGGCCGACGACACCGCGCGGATCCTCGACGTCACCGTCCATCAGCTGCTGGAAGATTCCAACGTCGACCCGGACCAGGCGTCGCGGACCCTGCTGCGCGTCCTCGGAATCGAGCCGCCCGCCGAGCGTCTCGACATGTGGTCGCTGACCGACATCGTGGCTTTCAGCCGGGACACCTACGGCGGGACCTCGATCGTCGGCGCGATCTCCGCGGCCCGGGAGAACGCCCGCGGCGCCCGCGAGGTCACCTCGACCGAGATCTGGGAGTGCCTCAACACCACCTACAACGCGTTGGCGGAACGGGAGCGGACCGCCAGACGGCTGGGCCCGCACCAATTCCTGTCCTACGTGGAGGGCCGCGCGGCGATGTTCGCCGGGCTGGCGGATTCGACGCTGAGCCGCGACGACGGCTACCGGTTCATGGTGCTGGGTCGCGCGATCGAACGGGTCGACATGATCGTGCGGCTGCTGCTCTCGCGAGTGGGGGACAGCGGATCGTCGCCGGCGTGGGTCACGCTGCTGCGCTCGGCCGGCGCGCACGACACCTACCTGCGCACCTACCGGGGCGCTCTCGACGCCGGCCGGGTGGTCGAATTCATGTTGCTGGACAGGCTGTTTCCACGGTCGATATTTTATTCGCTGCGGCTGGCCGAGCACAGTCTCGACGAGTTGCAGAACAGTCCGCACAGCCGGGTGGGGGCGACGGCGGAGGCGCAGCGGCTGCTGGGCCGGGCGCGCAGCGAACTGGAGTTCCTGCAACCGGGTGCGTTGCTGGAGTCGCTTGAGATGCGGCTGGCGGCGTTGCAGAAGACCTGTCGGGACGTCGGAGAAGCGTTGGCGCTGCAGTACTTCCATTCCGCGCCATGGGTGGGTTGGACCGACGCAGGTCGGAGCAGCGCGCTGGTGATCGAAGAAGGGGAGCTGTAG
- a CDS encoding TIGR03560 family F420-dependent LLM class oxidoreductase: MKLSVSVTNYSWPQPIHDRLRSLAARLDGTAVDTLWVADHLLQADPSCRTDEPMLEAYTVLGYLAAATRRIRLGTMVTAATFRAPALLVKAVTTLDVLSNGRAWLGLGAGYNAAEATAMGLFLPDTAERFARLTELLQLAERMWRGEQTALRGEYLTAQQPIGNPRPVTVPHPPVLIGGTGERRTLRLVAQYADACNLFDIPDGGQAIRRQLGVLDRHCAEVARPPQEVQRTVTTALEPGESVARLVERSRALGDLGVDHVVLITRGRPWAGTDLDVVARAADQLRDLAHTPG; encoded by the coding sequence ATGAAGCTCAGTGTCAGCGTCACGAACTACTCGTGGCCGCAACCGATCCACGACCGGCTGAGGTCACTGGCGGCGCGCCTCGACGGCACGGCGGTCGACACCCTCTGGGTGGCCGACCATCTGCTGCAGGCCGATCCGTCGTGTCGGACCGACGAGCCGATGCTCGAGGCCTACACCGTGCTCGGTTACCTGGCGGCCGCGACGCGTCGGATCCGGTTGGGCACCATGGTGACGGCGGCGACCTTCCGCGCGCCAGCCTTGCTCGTCAAGGCGGTGACGACGCTCGATGTGCTCTCGAACGGCCGGGCCTGGCTCGGTCTCGGTGCGGGCTACAACGCGGCCGAAGCCACCGCGATGGGACTGTTCTTGCCGGACACCGCCGAGCGGTTCGCGCGGCTGACCGAACTGCTGCAGTTGGCCGAACGCATGTGGCGGGGTGAGCAGACCGCTCTCCGCGGTGAGTACCTGACGGCACAGCAGCCGATCGGCAACCCTCGACCGGTGACCGTGCCGCATCCTCCGGTGCTGATCGGCGGCACGGGCGAACGTCGCACGCTACGCCTTGTCGCGCAGTACGCAGACGCCTGCAACCTGTTCGACATCCCGGACGGCGGGCAGGCCATCCGTCGGCAACTCGGGGTGTTGGACCGTCATTGCGCCGAGGTCGCGCGGCCGCCCCAAGAGGTCCAGCGCACCGTGACCACGGCGCTGGAACCCGGCGAATCCGTCGCCCGGCTGGTCGAGCGCTCTCGGGCGCTCGGTGACCTCGGCGTCGACCACGTCGTTCTCATCACGCGCGGACGTCCCTGGGCCGGCACCGATCTCGACGTCGTCGCCCGTGCGGCCGATCAGCTTCGCGATTTGGCGCATACCCCCGGATGA